A stretch of DNA from Thalassococcus arenae:
GCGGACGCGCTCGATGTGCTGCGCAACGTGGCGGAAGGTGTCGGGTTTCTCAAGGTCGGGAATGCCGGGTTGTCGCCGGCGCGGATGCGTTTCGTGCTGGCTGCCTACCGGGCGTTCTTCGACCGGCCGGAAGCCGAGAAACGCGCGGTCGACATGGCGCGGACCGGGGCGAACCGGGGCTGGGGCGCGTCGGGGTCGGAACAGGTCGATCCGCAGGCCAATCCCGATTTCAAGCAGGTCTTCGATTGCGGCTTTGAACTGGCGGGCAGCGATCTGGCGGTCTACGCGCCGAACCTCTGGCCGGAAAGGCCCGAAGGTTTCCGCGCGGTGATCGAAGCCTATTACCGCGATGCCTGCGCCGTGGCATTGGGTCTGCTGCGCGGCATCGCCGAGGCGATCGGTGAGGATCGCGGCTATTTCGACGACAAGTTCGACCGGCCCATGGCGCTGCTGAGGGGCAATTACTATCCGCCGCGTCCCGATTGGGCGGGGGCCAAGGATTTCGGCATCGCCACGCATACCGACTATGGCTGCCTGACCCTTCTTGCCACGGACGGCGTGCCGGGGCTCGAGGTGCGTCTTCGGGGCGGCGGCTGGGCTGCGGTGAATGCCGATTCGGGCACATTCGTGATCAATTTCGGCGAGATGCTCGAAATGTGGACCGATGGTCGGGTCAAGGCCACGCCGCACCGGGTGGTCGGCGGAAATGCCGAACGGCTTTCGGTGCCGTTGTTCTTCAACCCGAATTACGAGACCAACGTTGCACCGATGGGCTCGGGCAGGACGATCACCGCGGGCGAACACCTGTCGAAACGGTTCGCCGAGACCTACACACATCTTCAGACGGGCTAGCGGCGGGAGGGCGGGCCTGTTTGTCGGCTCGGGGCCGAGGCCGGACGGCAATGGCGCGATCGCCTAGCCGACAGGCGGATTCGGCGAATCCGCTTTACGGGCCCCAACCCTTTTGCGTCACAGATACCGCAGCGCCTCGCGCGCGATTGCCGCCGCTTCTTCTGGGTCGTCCAGGGCGGTGCTGGGCATCGTCCAGTACGGCATCGACGCGGTCTTGCCGTTGTCGCGGGTATAGGTCCAGCGGGTGCAGCCCATGTCTTCCAGCCGGTCGATGAATGCGCCGGCTCCCTTGATCATGAGCCCCAGATCGGAATGCACGATCGCAAAGATCGTACCTTCGTGATACAGGCACAGCCCGCCCATCATCTTGCGCGTCGTGATGTCACCCAATCCGGCAAAGAGTTCCCTGGCAAAGGCGCCCTCTTCGTCGGTGACCGACATCGCTCAGCTCTTGCCCTGTTCCGCGGCCAATTCGTCGACATCCTTGAACTTGATCGACTCGCCGCAGCCGCAGGCTTCGGTCACGTTGGGATTGCGGAACTTGAAGCCCGATTCGAGCAACGAGGTTTCGTAGTCGATTTCGGTTCCGAACAGGAACATCTGTGCCATGGGTGCGATCAGAACGCGCGCGCCGTCCTGTTCGACCACCTCGTCGTTGGGATCGGCGACGTCGACATAGTCCATGGTGTATTCCATGCCCGCGCAGCCACCTTTCTTGACGCCGATCTTCAGACCGAAGCGGCCGTCACGCTGCATCAGCTTGGCCACCTGGCGCACGGCGGCGTCGGTCAGGGTGACGGGGGATTTTCCGGGAATGCCGAACATCGGATACCTCTTTTCCTCTGGTCTCCAATCTAGGGTCCGGCGGCAGCGATCTCAAGAAGTGCCACGGTGCCGTATGCAGCGGCCATCGCCCAGGCGAACGACGCCAGCGTGCCGATGATGACGTATTCGCCGGCCTTCTGGCCCTGTGCGGCGGTGTCGAAACGCAGGATCGACTTGGCGGCGATCAGGAAACCGATGCCGGCGGGCTGTTCGATGAAGACCAGCAGGAAGATCAGAGTGCGTTCCAGCCGGCCAATCAGGCGCCCGGCATCGGCCAGGCCGTCCTGCGGCACCTCTTCCTGGAATCGGGTGGTCAACAGGCCCACTGCGAATCCACCGGCGAAAACGGTGACGATGAAGCCCGACAGGATCAGCGCGGGGGCCAGTGCCTGGTCGCCCCAGGGCGCCCAGAGACCGGCATCGAAGGCGCCGGACCAGTAATAGGCCGCCGCTGCGATGGTGGCGACATGCGCGGACTGGTCGATCGCGAAGGCGGTGAAGGTGCGGGGCAGGGCCCAGGCCTTGATCGCGTCGATCGCCAGATGGGCCGTGGCCACCACCAGCGCGACCTCCCATATGCCGCCAAGCGCTGCGGTGCTGAATACCAGCACGATTGCGGCATGCAGCAAGAGAATGAAGACGTTGCCTTTCCGGGCGACCATCCAGTCGGGCTGGAAGACGAAGTCGGCCAGAACATGAGCCAACAGCAGGGCGGTAAAAGTCGCAATCATTTAACGGTCTTTCCGCAAGCAGAATAACTTGCCTTTCTTGAATGCAAGTCTAAAGGGTTGCGCTAATTCTTTGTCTCAATCAGTTCAAGCGCATCGATCAACGCAGGATATCCGGCCGCATGCAAGGCTTGATCGACAGCCTGGCGCGAAACTCCCAGTTTCTTGGCGGCCGCGACGCGAGGACCTGCGCCTGGCGGCAGCATCGCGGCCACTGCGCGCGCTTGGGCTGGCGTCCAGCCCTGCGCGATGTGGTCGGCCAATCGCAGGAAGGCCTGCGTGACACCGCCCGCCGCATCGCCAAGCAGTCGCTTGCCCTTGAGCCGGGTCAAAAGGCGGCCTGACGCGGTGAAGACGGTGCCGTGACCCGAATTCGGATCGGTTGGGTCGGACAATCGGCCCTCGCCGGTCGCGATGGCGATGCGGGTCGCGATATCGTCGCCTTGCTGTCGCAGTCGGGCCTGCAGGAACAGCGCGGCGCGGTGCGTCGGAATGCCGGTCGGAAAGACCGCCTGCCAGCCGTCGCCGCCCCGCCGGGCAAAACTGGCGTGACCCGTCGCACCGGTCCATTCGGCGATCCGATCACAACCCTCTGACAAGGTGGCTAGGCAAACATCCAGTCGGTCGGCATCCATATCGGAAGACGCGACGATATCGCCTGTGAAAACCGTGATGTCCATAAGCAAGTGATAGCACTTGCATCAGTGAAAAGCAAGTATTTTAACTTGCCTTACATGAAGCCCAATTCAAGCCGGGCCTCGTCGGACATCATGTCCATGCCCCAGGGCGGATCCCAGGTGATATCGACATCGACCTGCTTGACGCCGGGCAAAGGTTCGATCGCTTCGGCCAGCCAGCCGGGCATTTCGCCGGCGACCGGGCAGCCCGGAGCGGTCAGGGTCATCGTGATGTTGACCGCGTTTTCCGGCGAGATGTCGATCGTGTAGACCAAGCCCAGATCGTAGATATTGACTGGAATCTCAGGATCATAAACTGACCGGCACGCTTCGACGACCTGGTCGTAAAGCGGGTGATCCGTGCTGGAAGGTGCGATCAGCGGCGTGCCCTCAAGCGGCGGCGTGGCTTCGGTCATGACCTATCCTCGTTCCTTACCTGAGCGAATATATAGGAAAAGCGGGCCGGGGGGTAAAGGGTCAGCGCGCGACCTGCGGCAATCCGCGGAACCGCTCGGCCGTGGCCCAATCGGGCCAGCCCACCCAGCGTTCCACTGCGAAAAGCACCGCGCAGACCACCAGCACGATGGCCACCATGTTGCGATACTGCCGGGATGGCGGGCGCCGCACCCAGCGGACCATCCGCATCAGCCAGATCATGCGGTGAACCGGACCTTGCCGATATAGGGCAGGTTGCGGTTGCGCTGGGCGTAGTCGATGCCGTAGCCCACGACGAATTCGTCGGGTATCTCGAACCCTGTCCAGTCGGCGCGCACATCGACTTCGCGCCGCGTGGGTTTGTCCAGCAGCGCGATCGAACGCAGCTTGTGCGGTTTGCGCGCCTTGAGCAGGCCCAAGACGTGCTTCATCGTATAGCCGGTATCGATGATGTCCTCGACCACCAGCACGTCGCGGCCCTCGATCCCGCCGCGCAGGTCCTTCAGGATGCGCACCTCGCGCGAGCTTTCCATCGCGTCGCCATAGCTGGAGGCTTCCAGGAAATCGACCTCGACAGGCAGGTCCAGTTCGCGCACCAGATCGGCGATGAACACGAAAGAGCCGCGCAGCAAGCCGACGACGACCAGCTTGTCGGTATCGGCGAATTCCTCTGCGATCTCCCGACTCAACGCCTCGATCCGGGCGGCGATGGCCTTGGCCGAGATCATCTCGTCTACGACATAGGGTCGCTGCGGCATGGGTCTTCCCTTGAAATTCCGATCGCACAATACGAAAAGGCCCGGCAATGTCACGCAGATAGACGGAAAGATCGACGGGCGACATGCCGACCCATTCCGAAACCAAACGCCTGCCGTACACGGCCGCCCAGATGTACGATCTCGTGGCCGACGTGGCGCGCTATCCCGAATTCCTGCCGTGGACGGCCGCCGCGCGCATCCGGTCGCGCGAAGAGCGCGGCGATCACGACGTGATGCTGGCCGACCTGGTCATCAGCTTCAAGGTGTTCCGAGAACGGTTCGGGTCCAAGGTCACGCTGTGGCCCGACGACCGGCGCATCGACACCGAATACCTGGACGGCCCGTTCAAACACATGCGGTCGCAATGGCGGTTCGAGGATGCGGCCGAAGGCGGATGCGACGTGCATTTCTTCGTCGATTTCGAATTCCGCAACCGCATCCTGCAGGGGGCCGCGGGCATGTTCTTCTACGAGGCCATGCAGCGTAT
This window harbors:
- a CDS encoding HesB/IscA family protein; the protein is MFGIPGKSPVTLTDAAVRQVAKLMQRDGRFGLKIGVKKGGCAGMEYTMDYVDVADPNDEVVEQDGARVLIAPMAQMFLFGTEIDYETSLLESGFKFRNPNVTEACGCGESIKFKDVDELAAEQGKS
- the hpt gene encoding hypoxanthine phosphoribosyltransferase; the protein is MPQRPYVVDEMISAKAIAARIEALSREIAEEFADTDKLVVVGLLRGSFVFIADLVRELDLPVEVDFLEASSYGDAMESSREVRILKDLRGGIEGRDVLVVEDIIDTGYTMKHVLGLLKARKPHKLRSIALLDKPTRREVDVRADWTGFEIPDEFVVGYGIDYAQRNRNLPYIGKVRFTA
- a CDS encoding isopenicillin N synthase family dioxygenase; the protein is MIPTLDAARIAARDADALDVLRNVAEGVGFLKVGNAGLSPARMRFVLAAYRAFFDRPEAEKRAVDMARTGANRGWGASGSEQVDPQANPDFKQVFDCGFELAGSDLAVYAPNLWPERPEGFRAVIEAYYRDACAVALGLLRGIAEAIGEDRGYFDDKFDRPMALLRGNYYPPRPDWAGAKDFGIATHTDYGCLTLLATDGVPGLEVRLRGGGWAAVNADSGTFVINFGEMLEMWTDGRVKATPHRVVGGNAERLSVPLFFNPNYETNVAPMGSGRTITAGEHLSKRFAETYTHLQTG
- a CDS encoding MarR family transcriptional regulator, with amino-acid sequence MDITVFTGDIVASSDMDADRLDVCLATLSEGCDRIAEWTGATGHASFARRGGDGWQAVFPTGIPTHRAALFLQARLRQQGDDIATRIAIATGEGRLSDPTDPNSGHGTVFTASGRLLTRLKGKRLLGDAAGGVTQAFLRLADHIAQGWTPAQARAVAAMLPPGAGPRVAAAKKLGVSRQAVDQALHAAGYPALIDALELIETKN
- a CDS encoding DUF3307 domain-containing protein; the encoded protein is MIATFTALLLAHVLADFVFQPDWMVARKGNVFILLLHAAIVLVFSTAALGGIWEVALVVATAHLAIDAIKAWALPRTFTAFAIDQSAHVATIAAAAYYWSGAFDAGLWAPWGDQALAPALILSGFIVTVFAGGFAVGLLTTRFQEEVPQDGLADAGRLIGRLERTLIFLLVFIEQPAGIGFLIAAKSILRFDTAAQGQKAGEYVIIGTLASFAWAMAAAYGTVALLEIAAAGP
- a CDS encoding TfoX/Sxy family protein translates to MSVTDEEGAFARELFAGLGDITTRKMMGGLCLYHEGTIFAIVHSDLGLMIKGAGAFIDRLEDMGCTRWTYTRDNGKTASMPYWTMPSTALDDPEEAAAIAREALRYL
- a CDS encoding SUF system Fe-S cluster assembly protein encodes the protein MTEATPPLEGTPLIAPSSTDHPLYDQVVEACRSVYDPEIPVNIYDLGLVYTIDISPENAVNITMTLTAPGCPVAGEMPGWLAEAIEPLPGVKQVDVDITWDPPWGMDMMSDEARLELGFM
- a CDS encoding type II toxin-antitoxin system RatA family toxin, giving the protein MPTHSETKRLPYTAAQMYDLVADVARYPEFLPWTAAARIRSREERGDHDVMLADLVISFKVFRERFGSKVTLWPDDRRIDTEYLDGPFKHMRSQWRFEDAAEGGCDVHFFVDFEFRNRILQGAAGMFFYEAMQRIVRAFERRAAELYRQS